A stretch of Chitinophaga caeni DNA encodes these proteins:
- a CDS encoding DUF3857 domain-containing protein has translation MRIRRLLMIIGVCLMGHLVTNAQINTQIPGTWSVNPSPYVVTDPGLVQTDVTILDYSVARNFYEATTRSEPDLSQVLYIHKHIRLNTQKAVDSLANYMIPKIPNADPYFMEARVIHPNGKFEMVKGYLRTVKLSKDEEAWVMRPENLEVGCEIEYDFGLLIYNQYSGVDYFQENSPVLKANFKLIAPNTFTFDVKGLNGFGDISPIAGTKLLTAEASSSNIPAISNSIYMFPKPNMQAVAYAMSSFVNQTYNKKEKVTYTWQDFGESEFITYNNISRTEFNNLQKNMERWAFLKQQKALPLLIYQVEHYLKSIIKYEPAENIQQLEDLSYILRNREANDVGLVRLFSAVYYMLGIRTELLLTSPRDELQIDSTMCSFDRAKKPLLYFPEIDLCMAPTEYEYHFPNIPPLWANTTALHCWDVKDGDQSEVKTAFMQVPAKDYAGNGSRTVSNIRLTASMDSLLINSSQTINGLPDVSVKTMFKALNANQYRDKAAQLLPVAEKDIHIKALSYSNTDWSPTEIEAPTNIKGTYTNASLLTKTNNGIEIRLGGLNPTIVSANNTLPPRDKGLDILYPFFQESKITIEIPAGYTLANPKYYDKEFTVKDGAKEVAGFKSMVMVDGNNLTYYITQWYGATHYELGVFDQLHNMLGQLLQLKESPIVLKRK, from the coding sequence ATGAGAATTAGACGATTATTAATGATTATCGGAGTATGCTTGATGGGTCACCTGGTTACTAATGCGCAAATCAATACCCAGATTCCTGGTACATGGAGCGTGAATCCCAGCCCCTACGTGGTTACCGATCCCGGTTTAGTACAAACGGATGTCACCATACTGGATTATAGCGTAGCCCGTAATTTCTATGAAGCTACCACGAGGTCGGAGCCGGATCTTTCACAGGTGCTTTATATACATAAACACATCCGTCTCAATACGCAAAAGGCAGTCGATAGCTTAGCTAATTACATGATTCCAAAGATTCCGAATGCCGATCCATATTTCATGGAAGCTAGGGTTATTCATCCTAACGGGAAATTCGAGATGGTAAAAGGATACCTAAGAACGGTTAAACTTAGCAAGGATGAAGAGGCCTGGGTCATGCGCCCCGAAAACCTAGAAGTAGGTTGTGAAATTGAATACGATTTCGGTTTATTAATTTATAATCAATATTCCGGCGTAGATTATTTCCAGGAAAATAGCCCCGTGCTGAAAGCGAACTTTAAACTAATTGCTCCCAATACTTTTACTTTCGACGTGAAGGGATTAAATGGTTTCGGTGATATCTCCCCTATCGCCGGCACGAAGCTTCTTACGGCAGAAGCCAGCAGTAGCAATATCCCCGCTATATCCAACAGCATTTACATGTTCCCCAAACCGAACATGCAGGCTGTAGCTTATGCCATGTCATCTTTTGTCAATCAAACTTATAATAAGAAAGAGAAAGTAACCTATACCTGGCAAGATTTTGGCGAATCGGAATTCATCACTTACAATAACATTAGCCGTACGGAGTTCAATAACTTGCAAAAGAATATGGAACGCTGGGCCTTCCTAAAACAACAAAAAGCTTTACCCTTATTAATATACCAGGTGGAGCATTACCTCAAAAGCATTATCAAGTACGAACCGGCTGAAAATATCCAGCAACTGGAAGACTTAAGTTACATTCTCCGGAACCGCGAAGCCAACGATGTAGGCTTGGTAAGGCTATTTTCAGCGGTATATTACATGCTCGGAATCCGCACGGAGTTATTATTGACTTCCCCAAGGGATGAATTGCAGATCGATTCAACAATGTGTAGTTTCGATAGGGCTAAAAAACCTTTGCTGTATTTCCCGGAAATAGATCTATGCATGGCGCCCACCGAATATGAATACCATTTCCCAAATATTCCCCCACTCTGGGCAAATACTACTGCCTTGCATTGTTGGGATGTTAAGGATGGCGACCAGTCCGAAGTAAAAACTGCGTTTATGCAAGTACCTGCAAAGGATTATGCAGGCAACGGCAGCCGCACGGTGAGCAACATTCGATTGACCGCTTCCATGGACTCCTTGCTCATCAATTCGTCCCAAACAATCAACGGTTTACCCGATGTAAGCGTAAAGACGATGTTTAAAGCGCTGAACGCGAATCAATATAGGGATAAAGCAGCCCAATTATTGCCGGTGGCGGAAAAAGACATCCATATTAAAGCACTTAGCTATAGCAATACCGACTGGTCACCAACCGAGATAGAAGCGCCTACAAATATCAAGGGTACCTACACCAATGCTTCTTTATTAACGAAAACTAATAACGGGATCGAGATTAGGCTGGGCGGACTTAATCCTACTATCGTGAGTGCAAATAACACATTACCGCCGCGGGATAAAGGCCTTGATATTTTGTATCCATTCTTCCAAGAAAGTAAAATCACTATCGAAATACCGGCTGGTTATACATTAGCCAATCCCAAATATTACGATAAAGAATTTACGGTAAAAGATGGGGCAAAAGAAGTAGCCGGTTTTAAATCCATGGTGATGGTGGACGGGAACAATCTTACTTATTATATCACGCAATGGTACGGGGCAACACATTACGAGCTGGGCGTATTTGACCAGTTACACAATATGCTAGGTCAGCTTTTGCAATTGAAAGAAAGTCCAATAGTATTAAAACGTAAATAA
- a CDS encoding type 1 glutamine amidotransferase: MHIHYFQHVPFEGLGCIQSWIDENKHTVSHTRWYETISIPNLDAIDMLIIMGGPMGVYEETRYPWMHVEKKLVKLAIDSGKIVLGICFGAQLIAAALGANVFPNQQKEIGWHPVYFKENVHTFRQLDFLPSELRVLHWHGDTFDLPDESLQFASSVACNNQAFIYKQKVLGLQFHFEILEQGVQDLLTHCENELITAPFIQDKIHLLKGVEHIPKANAYMYKLLDRLTAMAG, translated from the coding sequence ATGCACATACATTACTTTCAACATGTTCCCTTTGAAGGTCTTGGCTGTATCCAGTCTTGGATTGATGAAAACAAACATACGGTAAGCCATACCAGGTGGTACGAAACCATTAGTATACCTAACCTTGACGCGATCGACATGCTCATTATAATGGGTGGTCCCATGGGAGTATACGAGGAAACACGTTATCCATGGATGCATGTTGAAAAGAAGCTGGTAAAACTAGCGATAGATTCCGGTAAGATCGTATTGGGGATTTGCTTCGGTGCGCAATTAATTGCAGCGGCCCTGGGTGCAAATGTTTTTCCAAATCAACAGAAGGAAATCGGCTGGCACCCGGTATATTTCAAAGAAAATGTCCATACTTTTCGCCAGTTAGACTTTTTACCTTCCGAGTTGCGCGTGCTTCATTGGCATGGCGACACTTTCGATCTTCCCGATGAATCCTTGCAATTTGCTTCCAGCGTCGCATGTAATAACCAGGCATTCATTTATAAACAGAAAGTTCTCGGTTTACAATTTCATTTCGAGATACTGGAGCAAGGTGTCCAAGATTTATTAACCCATTGTGAAAACGAGTTAATTACCGCACCTTTTATTCAAGATAAAATCCATCTGCTGAAAGGCGTAGAACATATACCGAAAGCCAATGCTTACATGTATAAGTTGCTGGACAGGTTAACCGCGATGGCAGGTTAA
- a CDS encoding YpdA family putative bacillithiol disulfide reductase, with amino-acid sequence MKEGRIDLLIIGGGPIGLACALEAQKAGLSYLVVEKGCLVNSLYRYPLNMTFFSTSERLEIGGIPFVSNNAKPTRAESLEYYRRVADSAKIRMKLFEEVTAIIPADGYYTVQTSKTHYEAENIVIATGFYDIPNLMNVPGEDLPKVTHYYRDPHYYAGQKVVVVGANNSAVDAALETYRKGAEVTMVIREGNIGKRVKYWVKPDIENRVEEGSIKAFFYSTIHAIHDHSVDIKTPDGIVSIDNDFVIAATGYQPNFSFLEKVGIALSKDWKRYPAYNEKTMETNLQGIYLAGVVCGGMDTHVWFIENSREHAKKIVHHIQNKNSYTF; translated from the coding sequence ATGAAAGAAGGAAGAATTGATTTATTGATAATCGGGGGCGGCCCCATTGGTTTGGCATGTGCTTTAGAAGCACAGAAAGCAGGATTAAGCTACCTCGTGGTTGAAAAAGGTTGCCTGGTCAACTCCCTGTACCGGTACCCGCTTAATATGACTTTTTTCTCCACTTCGGAAAGATTGGAGATCGGCGGCATTCCCTTTGTTTCTAATAACGCAAAACCGACAAGGGCCGAATCATTGGAATATTACCGCCGTGTAGCCGATTCTGCCAAGATCCGGATGAAATTGTTCGAAGAAGTGACGGCGATCATCCCCGCGGACGGGTACTATACCGTGCAGACAAGCAAAACACATTATGAAGCCGAAAATATAGTTATCGCAACAGGATTTTACGACATTCCGAACTTGATGAATGTACCGGGCGAAGATTTACCCAAAGTAACGCATTACTACCGTGACCCACATTACTACGCCGGTCAAAAGGTAGTCGTTGTAGGCGCCAATAATTCAGCCGTAGATGCCGCCTTGGAAACATATAGAAAAGGGGCGGAAGTAACGATGGTTATCCGGGAAGGCAATATTGGTAAACGAGTAAAATACTGGGTAAAACCCGATATAGAGAACCGGGTAGAAGAAGGAAGCATCAAAGCTTTTTTCTATTCAACAATCCATGCCATCCATGATCATAGCGTTGACATCAAAACACCTGATGGAATCGTGTCAATTGATAATGACTTCGTCATTGCCGCGACGGGGTATCAACCCAATTTCAGTTTCTTGGAAAAAGTAGGTATTGCATTATCCAAGGATTGGAAGCGGTATCCGGCATATAACGAGAAAACGATGGAAACCAATTTACAAGGTATATACCTAGCGGGGGTTGTTTGCGGGGGGATGGATACCCATGTTTGGTTTATAGAAAATTCTAGGGAGCATGCAAAGAAGATCGTGCATCATATTCAAAATAAAAATAGTTACACCTTCTAA
- a CDS encoding YeiH family protein codes for MVRKLLSVTKGNISWQGILFFVAMGVCLLPFMNAAIAIVLGIIVAQFIPHPFAALQGKVSHILLQCSVVGLGFGMNAIEAFKVGKEGFGLAIISILFTLVVGKLLGRWMGIEKTTAHLVCAGTAICGGSAIAAISPVIKADNEQLSVSLGVVFLLNASALFIFPLVGHRLGLSQQQFGTWSALAIHDTSSVVGAAGKYGEEALKIATTIKLSRVLWIIPLAVYSSWHFKQGAKRIKIPYFIPAFVLAMLIYTYIPAAQTFSNYIVPVAKTGFLLTLFLIGASLTPASLANIGWKPLLHGTFLWILTSMLTLFIILYVI; via the coding sequence GGGTGTATGCTTACTTCCATTTATGAACGCGGCGATCGCCATCGTTTTGGGGATTATAGTTGCACAATTTATCCCGCATCCATTTGCCGCATTACAAGGAAAAGTTTCACATATATTGTTACAATGTTCCGTTGTAGGACTAGGCTTTGGCATGAATGCTATCGAAGCGTTCAAAGTTGGTAAGGAAGGATTTGGATTAGCCATTATATCCATCCTCTTCACATTGGTTGTGGGTAAACTCTTAGGCAGGTGGATGGGTATTGAGAAAACCACCGCCCACCTTGTATGTGCAGGTACTGCCATTTGCGGCGGAAGTGCAATTGCGGCCATTTCGCCGGTCATAAAAGCAGATAATGAACAACTCTCCGTTTCATTGGGCGTGGTATTCTTATTAAATGCTTCGGCGCTGTTTATTTTCCCATTGGTTGGCCACCGGTTAGGTTTAAGTCAGCAACAGTTCGGTACCTGGAGTGCATTGGCGATCCATGATACAAGTTCCGTCGTGGGAGCTGCCGGGAAATATGGAGAAGAAGCCTTGAAGATCGCGACTACGATAAAATTATCAAGGGTGTTATGGATCATCCCGCTGGCTGTTTATTCCTCTTGGCATTTTAAACAGGGAGCTAAGCGTATCAAGATCCCGTATTTTATCCCGGCATTCGTATTGGCCATGCTGATTTATACTTATATCCCTGCCGCGCAGACATTTTCAAATTACATAGTGCCGGTAGCCAAAACCGGGTTCCTACTCACATTATTTCTTATCGGGGCCAGCCTAACGCCCGCATCCTTGGCAAACATTGGCTGGAAGCCATTACTACATGGTACGTTCTTATGGATATTGACAAGCATGCTAACCCTGTTCATCATTTTATATGTTATCTAA
- the murB gene encoding UDP-N-acetylmuramate dehydrogenase codes for MIQVQEQVSLLPYNTFGIEATAQYFSSFRNAVELQELLEGKSWKGLPKLILGGGSNMLLTKDVAGLVMKNEIKGLEISGEDKDFVYIKCGAGEVWHQFILHCVQNNWAGLENLSLIPGNVGASPMQNIGAYGVEIKDSFYELTALQLEDLSIHTFDNKSCEFGYRESVFKKALKNRFVILDVTYKLRKQPRFNTSYGAIEQELEAMGVEDLSIQAISQAVINIRSSKLPNPAEIGNAGSFFKNPEIPAKVFASLQIDFPGIVGYPLPGDRVKLAAGWLIEQCGWKGYRNGDAGVHAKQALVLVNYGHAKGQEIFDLSTAILESVQAKFGVALEREVNII; via the coding sequence ATGATACAAGTTCAAGAACAAGTTTCATTATTACCCTACAACACCTTCGGCATTGAGGCTACGGCTCAATATTTCAGTAGCTTTCGCAACGCGGTAGAGTTACAGGAACTACTGGAGGGGAAATCATGGAAAGGTTTACCAAAGTTGATTTTAGGAGGGGGAAGTAACATGTTGCTGACCAAGGATGTGGCCGGGCTGGTAATGAAAAATGAAATTAAGGGACTAGAGATATCGGGTGAGGATAAGGATTTTGTATATATAAAATGCGGCGCAGGGGAAGTTTGGCACCAGTTTATCTTGCATTGTGTGCAAAACAATTGGGCTGGGCTAGAAAATCTTTCCTTGATACCCGGTAACGTCGGCGCAAGTCCCATGCAAAATATCGGCGCTTACGGCGTCGAGATAAAAGATAGTTTTTACGAGCTCACAGCTTTGCAGCTTGAAGATCTGAGTATCCATACTTTTGATAATAAATCCTGTGAATTCGGTTACCGTGAAAGCGTTTTTAAAAAGGCGCTGAAGAACCGGTTCGTGATCTTGGATGTGACTTATAAACTCCGCAAGCAACCGCGGTTTAATACCAGTTACGGCGCTATAGAACAAGAATTGGAAGCGATGGGGGTTGAAGATTTGAGTATCCAGGCAATCAGCCAGGCCGTTATCAATATCCGTTCCTCGAAATTGCCAAATCCTGCCGAGATCGGTAACGCTGGGAGTTTCTTTAAGAATCCCGAAATACCGGCAAAGGTATTCGCATCATTACAAATCGATTTTCCGGGTATCGTAGGTTATCCATTACCTGGTGATCGTGTCAAATTAGCTGCCGGGTGGTTGATCGAACAATGTGGCTGGAAAGGTTACCGTAATGGGGATGCCGGCGTTCATGCCAAGCAGGCCCTGGTTTTGGTGAACTACGGTCATGCCAAAGGACAAGAAATATTTGACTTGTCTACTGCTATCTTGGAAAGCGTTCAAGCAAAATTCGGCGTTGCACTGGAACGCGAGGTGAATATCATATAA
- a CDS encoding NAD(P)H-binding protein, whose product MRTALIIGASGLCGKKLTQLLLSDTYFDQVKVFVRTSLPINHPKLVQVLTDFDNLPTISAELKGEALFCCIGTTIKKAGTREAFAKVDLDIPVNFGSLAKQAAVPQMLVISAIGANAGSSNFYLRTKGKMEKALEALDFESLHIFRPSLIDGERSERRLAEKISMMLMRAMNPLLLDGLRKYRSISPGTIVQSMLGASLQQSKGLHIYEYNDMVQPSR is encoded by the coding sequence ATGCGAACTGCCTTAATTATAGGGGCTAGCGGCTTATGTGGTAAAAAGTTGACCCAGCTGCTGCTTTCAGATACGTACTTTGATCAAGTGAAGGTTTTCGTGCGAACTTCCCTGCCTATCAATCATCCTAAACTCGTACAAGTGTTAACTGATTTTGATAACCTTCCTACGATATCAGCGGAATTGAAAGGCGAAGCGCTATTCTGTTGTATCGGTACCACGATCAAAAAAGCCGGCACCCGGGAAGCCTTTGCGAAAGTGGACCTTGACATCCCTGTAAATTTTGGATCCCTGGCGAAACAAGCCGCAGTTCCTCAAATGCTTGTTATTTCTGCCATAGGCGCCAACGCCGGTTCCAGTAATTTCTACCTGCGCACGAAAGGCAAGATGGAAAAGGCATTGGAAGCATTGGATTTCGAGTCGCTGCATATTTTCAGGCCATCTTTGATTGACGGTGAAAGATCTGAACGAAGATTGGCCGAAAAGATTTCGATGATGTTAATGAGGGCAATGAATCCCTTACTTTTAGACGGCCTCCGCAAATATAGAAGTATCTCACCCGGAACGATTGTCCAATCAATGCTAGGTGCTTCTTTGCAACAGTCGAAAGGCTTGCATATATATGAATATAATGATATGGTACAGCCGTCCAGGTAA